A stretch of Terriglobales bacterium DNA encodes these proteins:
- a CDS encoding uracil-DNA glycosylase — MPRALTPEQRRAIAARVNYYRDLGIYDFYRRAGEEVPEPTPEQMAHIEQSMGLEMDQRNSEQEEFDREMAKAVVEHSDPVTALRVIREDIGECTRCKLHAQGRKQIVFGVGNPTADLMFVGEGPGADEDEQGEPFVGRAGQLLNKMIEAMGLQREQVYIANVVKCRPPGNRTPERDETETCSPFLFRQIDVIKPKAIVALGAVAAKSLLGLNDTMANMRGHWYDYRGTQLRVTYHPAYLLRDPRQKGEAWKDLQEVMKYLGLGVPKK; from the coding sequence ATGCCTCGCGCACTTACCCCGGAACAACGCCGTGCGATTGCTGCTCGCGTGAACTACTACCGCGACTTGGGAATTTACGATTTCTACCGTCGCGCCGGGGAAGAAGTCCCCGAGCCTACGCCGGAGCAAATGGCGCACATCGAGCAATCGATGGGGCTCGAGATGGACCAGCGCAATTCCGAGCAAGAGGAGTTTGATCGCGAAATGGCCAAAGCCGTAGTGGAACACTCGGATCCTGTCACGGCGTTGCGCGTCATTCGCGAAGACATCGGCGAATGTACTCGTTGCAAACTGCACGCCCAGGGACGCAAGCAGATCGTCTTCGGCGTCGGGAATCCCACGGCCGACCTGATGTTTGTCGGCGAAGGTCCGGGAGCAGACGAAGACGAGCAGGGCGAACCTTTCGTAGGACGCGCAGGCCAACTGCTGAACAAAATGATCGAGGCGATGGGCCTGCAGCGCGAGCAGGTTTACATCGCCAACGTGGTGAAGTGCCGTCCGCCCGGAAACCGCACGCCGGAGCGAGACGAAACCGAAACCTGCTCGCCGTTCCTGTTCCGCCAGATCGACGTGATCAAGCCCAAGGCGATCGTGGCCCTCGGTGCGGTAGCTGCGAAGAGCCTGCTCGGGCTCAACGACACGATGGCCAATATGCGTGGGCACTGGTACGACTATCGTGGCACCCAGTTACGTGTGACGTATCATCCGGCGTACCTGTTACGCGATCCGCGGCAGAAGGGCGAAGCCTGGAAGGACTTGCAGGAAGTAATGAAGTATCTGGGTCTCGGAGTTCCCAAGAAGTAG
- a CDS encoding TPM domain-containing protein encodes MRVRAKASIAAVLILLITPLLFCEPVSQLKPTGYVNDFAHVLDAGTVTKINNLALEVDRKANAQIALVTVNTVDGQDIESYAVELFQSWGVGTKKTDRGVLILYAIKDRRARIEVGYGLEPILPDGKVGGFQREAIPLMQQGRYSDALLLVTSRVAGVIAQDAGVQLTGALPVPARANDSDQISVGGVILIIILILFALFTPFGRTLLYLFLFSALSGRGGGGGFGGFGGGGGGGFGGFGGGRSGGGGASSSW; translated from the coding sequence ATGAGGGTTCGCGCGAAAGCTTCCATAGCGGCAGTTCTCATTCTGCTGATCACGCCGCTCCTCTTCTGCGAACCTGTCTCGCAGCTCAAACCCACGGGTTACGTCAACGACTTTGCCCATGTGCTTGACGCCGGTACCGTCACAAAGATCAATAACCTCGCCCTGGAAGTCGACCGCAAAGCTAACGCGCAGATCGCATTGGTAACGGTGAACACCGTTGATGGCCAAGACATAGAGAGCTATGCGGTCGAACTGTTCCAGAGCTGGGGCGTTGGAACGAAGAAGACCGATCGCGGCGTGCTGATTCTTTATGCCATCAAGGACCGTCGCGCCCGGATCGAAGTAGGCTACGGATTGGAGCCAATCCTCCCCGACGGCAAAGTCGGCGGCTTCCAGCGCGAAGCCATACCGCTGATGCAGCAGGGCCGTTATAGCGATGCGCTGTTGCTCGTCACCAGCAGAGTCGCCGGCGTCATTGCGCAAGACGCTGGAGTGCAACTCACCGGAGCGCTGCCCGTTCCGGCCCGCGCCAATGACTCAGACCAGATCTCGGTCGGTGGCGTAATCCTTATCATCATCCTGATCCTGTTCGCGTTGTTCACGCCATTCGGACGCACGCTGCTTTACCTGTTTCTTTTTTCTGCACTCAGCGGACGAGGTGGAGGCGGCGGATTCGGGGGATTCGGTGGTGGAGGCGGCGGTGGCTTTGGTGGATTTGGCGGTGGCCGTTCCGGCGGTGGAGGCGCAAGCAGTAGCTGGTAA
- a CDS encoding LemA family protein, translating to MRKGIIAIVIIVVVLLVLFGQYVGVRNTLVTKNEAVKAAWSQVDIVLQRRADLIPNLVETVKGFAQQEQKVFGDIAAARSRLLSAGTPQERIAANQQLDGALGRLLVVVENYPQLRSNENFLRLQDELAGTENRIAVERKRYNDTLQDYNTYVQRFPNNIYAGFAGFKINDAYFAASEGSRQTPKVDFGTGNTTPQSTPQPAPAR from the coding sequence ATGCGTAAGGGCATCATTGCCATTGTCATTATCGTTGTCGTTCTACTGGTCCTGTTCGGCCAGTACGTTGGCGTTCGTAACACGCTCGTCACGAAGAACGAGGCCGTCAAGGCTGCCTGGTCGCAAGTCGATATCGTGCTTCAGCGCCGGGCCGATCTGATTCCCAACCTGGTCGAGACCGTGAAAGGGTTCGCGCAGCAGGAGCAGAAAGTGTTCGGCGACATAGCGGCGGCTCGGTCGAGACTGTTGTCGGCGGGCACGCCACAGGAGCGCATTGCGGCCAACCAACAACTTGATGGCGCCCTCGGGCGACTGCTGGTCGTGGTCGAGAACTACCCGCAACTCAGGTCGAATGAGAATTTCCTCCGCCTGCAGGACGAACTGGCGGGCACCGAGAACCGGATTGCCGTCGAGCGTAAGCGTTACAACGACACGCTTCAGGACTACAACACGTACGTGCAGAGGTTCCCGAACAATATCTATGCCGGGTTTGCCGGATTCAAGATCAACGACGCATACTTTGCCGCCTCGGAAGGGTCGCGGCAGACTCCTAAAGTTGATTTTGGAACGGGAAACACGACTCCTCAATCAACACCGCAGCCCGCACCAGCGCGGTAA
- the sppA gene encoding signal peptide peptidase SppA, whose amino-acid sequence MSDGRRTFLWVVIGGGAFFVFLLAIFSLVYYTVRNQTRTEVVRAGSGGKIAVVDLEGVIITPKQTVKQLKKFADDSSVKAIILHVNSPGGGVAASEEIYREVRRIRDDKKKEIVASIETVGASGAYYIAAGTKKIYANNGSIVGSIGVIMEWVNYQDLLKWAKMKNVVIKTGEFKDTGNPARELTPAEQQYLQGLAQNMLGQFISSVADGRKMKQEDIKAIADGKVWTGEEAKNLKLVDEIGDFEAVVQATAKDVGIKGDPTLVRAEKEKRNLMDLLFGDVSEIWPDPGKLLQQHPGFYYLWK is encoded by the coding sequence ATGAGTGACGGACGCCGCACTTTTCTCTGGGTTGTGATTGGCGGGGGCGCATTTTTTGTATTCCTTCTCGCCATCTTCTCGCTCGTTTACTACACGGTTCGTAACCAGACGCGCACGGAGGTGGTTCGTGCCGGCAGCGGTGGCAAAATCGCTGTCGTCGATCTTGAGGGCGTGATCATCACGCCAAAACAGACGGTAAAGCAGCTCAAGAAGTTCGCCGACGACAGTTCGGTGAAGGCCATCATTCTGCACGTGAACTCGCCGGGCGGAGGAGTAGCGGCCTCCGAGGAGATTTACCGCGAGGTCCGGCGCATCCGGGACGACAAGAAGAAAGAGATTGTCGCCTCGATCGAGACGGTCGGAGCGAGTGGCGCCTACTACATCGCAGCAGGTACGAAAAAGATCTATGCCAACAATGGGTCGATCGTGGGCTCTATCGGCGTGATCATGGAATGGGTGAATTATCAGGACCTGCTGAAGTGGGCCAAGATGAAGAACGTGGTCATCAAGACCGGTGAGTTCAAGGACACCGGCAATCCTGCCCGCGAGTTGACCCCGGCCGAACAGCAATACCTCCAGGGACTTGCCCAGAACATGCTTGGGCAGTTCATCAGTTCCGTTGCCGACGGCCGCAAAATGAAGCAGGAAGACATCAAGGCCATCGCCGACGGCAAAGTCTGGACCGGCGAAGAAGCCAAGAACCTGAAACTGGTGGACGAAATCGGCGATTTTGAAGCGGTCGTGCAGGCTACGGCAAAGGATGTTGGGATCAAAGGAGATCCTACTCTGGTCCGTGCCGAGAAGGAGAAACGAAACCTGATGGATCTCCTGTTCGGGGATGTTTCGGAGATTTGGCCCGATCCGGGCAAACTGCTCCAGCAGCACCCCGGTTTTTACTATCTCTGGAAGTAA
- a CDS encoding HU family DNA-binding protein — translation MTKADLIEEVSRLADLTRKDSETIVETIFESIVNSLRAGDKIEIRGFGSFRTRQRKPRVGRNPKTGDRVDVPAKKIPFFKPSKELKDVVNTGEITPEAAAANGDGI, via the coding sequence ATGACCAAGGCCGATCTGATCGAAGAAGTATCGCGGCTAGCCGACTTGACTCGGAAAGACAGCGAAACCATTGTCGAGACGATATTTGAGAGTATCGTCAACTCCTTACGTGCAGGGGACAAGATCGAGATCCGCGGCTTTGGCAGCTTCCGCACGCGCCAGCGCAAGCCTCGCGTGGGACGCAATCCCAAGACGGGCGACCGAGTGGATGTTCCCGCCAAGAAAATTCCGTTCTTCAAGCCCAGCAAAGAACTTAAGGACGTGGTGAACACCGGCGAGATTACGCCGGAAGCCGCGGCGGCGAACGGCGACGGAATCTAA
- the pgeF gene encoding peptidoglycan editing factor PgeF has product MGQQVTKIKPVRVRAPRPEVLQAENLKQLEFVVHGFSTRNGGVSDAYGGESLNLGITEADTRANVQENRRIFLRAINAIKGRDTWPLVTTRQVHSAVIHHVQQVPKEPLVGDGVITDLRGVVLTVRTADCIPVLLADKKKKAVGAFHAGWRGTLARIVEKGVGEMHLKFGSQPKDISAAIGPGIHRCCYEVDESFRDKFSAQFAYSDALFEEVFDSNALHIKYPLLFLNQRAPGHGAPAMKAHLDLIEANRRQLLDAGVPEKNIWISDLCASCRTDLLFSHRAEHGYTGRMMAAIGIR; this is encoded by the coding sequence GTGGGTCAACAGGTTACCAAGATTAAGCCGGTCCGCGTAAGGGCTCCGCGCCCGGAGGTACTCCAGGCAGAGAACCTCAAGCAATTGGAGTTCGTGGTACACGGGTTCAGTACCCGCAACGGTGGAGTCTCGGACGCCTACGGCGGCGAGTCGCTCAACCTCGGCATCACCGAAGCCGACACCCGCGCGAACGTTCAGGAAAACCGGCGCATCTTCTTGCGTGCCATCAACGCCATCAAGGGCCGTGACACGTGGCCGCTGGTCACGACCCGGCAGGTGCATTCCGCTGTGATTCACCATGTCCAGCAGGTTCCCAAAGAACCGCTGGTTGGCGACGGCGTGATTACGGACTTGCGTGGAGTGGTGCTGACGGTCCGAACGGCCGACTGCATCCCCGTGCTGCTCGCCGACAAAAAGAAGAAGGCTGTGGGTGCCTTCCACGCCGGATGGCGCGGGACCCTGGCGCGCATCGTCGAGAAGGGTGTCGGGGAGATGCATCTGAAGTTTGGCTCGCAGCCGAAGGACATATCAGCGGCCATTGGTCCCGGCATCCACCGCTGCTGCTACGAAGTCGACGAAAGTTTCCGCGACAAGTTCTCGGCGCAGTTCGCGTATTCCGACGCTCTGTTCGAGGAAGTGTTCGACTCCAACGCTTTGCACATCAAGTACCCGCTGCTGTTCCTCAACCAGCGGGCTCCGGGGCATGGCGCTCCGGCCATGAAGGCGCACCTCGACCTGATCGAGGCCAATCGCCGGCAACTGCTTGATGCCGGAGTGCCGGAAAAGAACATCTGGATCAGCGACCTGTGCGCATCGTGCCGCACCGACCTGCTGTTCTCGCATCGGGCTGAGCACGGCTATACGGGCCGCATGATGGCCGCCATCGGAATTCGCTGA
- a CDS encoding phosphoenolpyruvate carboxykinase (GTP), translated as MTTVTVELKSPSLNIQNSKLAQWVEETARLCKPDQIRVCDGSQEEYQEMLRLMVQAGTAIPLNPAKRPNSVLVRSNPADVARVEDRTFICSVEKKDAGPSNNWENPAVMKKKMTELYRGCMTGRLMYVIPYCMGPIGSPISKIGVEITDSPYVVANMHIMSRVGAKVLEVLGTDGDFVKGLHSVGAPLQANEQDSTWPCNAEHKYICHFPETREIWSFGSGYGGNALLGKKCHALRIASVQARDEGWLAEHMLILKLTNPDGEVKYITGAFPSACGKTNLAMLIPTIPGWKVETIGDDIAWMKFGPDGRLYAINPEFGFFGVAPGTSMLSNPNAMLTATHDSIFTNCAMSQDGDVWWEGMTEKKPAHLMDWLRRPWTPDTPRKAAHPNARFTTPARQCPVIAPEWQDPKGVPIDAILFGGRRGGIVPLVIEAFDWQHGTFLGATASSETTAAAAGKVGQLRRDPMAMLPFCGYHMGDYFAHWIKIGKTKNAKLPKIFYVNWFRTDENGKFLWPGYGENSRVLKWVFERCNGTGHANDTAIGRMPSPNDLDTANLRISEADLAKILSVDRDGWLAEVPLIREYFAKFGDRLPTELSEQVDKLEQRLK; from the coding sequence ATGACCACCGTTACTGTTGAACTGAAATCCCCCAGCCTGAATATCCAAAACAGCAAGCTAGCGCAGTGGGTAGAAGAAACTGCGCGGCTCTGTAAACCCGACCAGATCCGCGTTTGCGACGGATCGCAGGAGGAATACCAGGAGATGCTCCGGCTGATGGTGCAGGCCGGAACAGCGATTCCCCTGAATCCCGCGAAACGTCCTAACAGTGTCCTGGTGCGCTCCAATCCCGCAGATGTGGCGCGCGTGGAAGATCGCACCTTCATCTGTTCGGTTGAGAAGAAGGACGCCGGCCCAAGCAACAACTGGGAAAACCCTGCCGTCATGAAGAAGAAGATGACGGAGCTTTACCGCGGCTGCATGACGGGACGCCTGATGTACGTGATCCCCTACTGTATGGGTCCGATCGGCTCTCCGATTTCCAAGATCGGCGTCGAGATCACCGACTCGCCTTACGTGGTCGCGAACATGCACATCATGTCGCGAGTGGGCGCGAAGGTGCTGGAGGTCCTTGGCACCGATGGTGACTTCGTGAAGGGCCTGCATTCTGTGGGTGCTCCGCTGCAGGCAAACGAACAGGACTCGACCTGGCCCTGTAACGCCGAGCACAAGTACATCTGCCACTTCCCCGAGACGCGCGAGATCTGGTCGTTCGGATCCGGGTACGGCGGCAATGCCCTGCTGGGCAAGAAGTGTCACGCTCTTCGCATTGCTTCTGTCCAGGCACGCGACGAAGGCTGGCTCGCTGAACACATGCTCATCCTGAAGCTGACGAATCCCGATGGCGAAGTGAAGTACATAACGGGCGCGTTCCCGTCAGCTTGCGGCAAGACCAACCTCGCCATGCTGATCCCAACCATTCCCGGATGGAAGGTGGAGACGATCGGCGACGACATCGCATGGATGAAGTTCGGCCCGGATGGACGCCTGTACGCGATCAATCCGGAATTTGGGTTCTTCGGCGTGGCGCCGGGAACCAGCATGCTTTCCAACCCGAACGCGATGCTCACGGCCACGCACGATTCCATCTTCACGAACTGCGCCATGTCGCAGGACGGCGATGTGTGGTGGGAAGGCATGACGGAAAAGAAGCCAGCGCATCTGATGGACTGGCTGCGTCGTCCGTGGACGCCAGATACACCACGGAAAGCGGCGCATCCGAATGCGCGCTTCACCACGCCGGCCAGGCAATGCCCGGTGATCGCCCCCGAATGGCAGGACCCGAAGGGCGTGCCGATCGATGCCATCCTGTTCGGCGGACGTCGCGGCGGCATCGTGCCGCTCGTGATCGAAGCGTTCGATTGGCAGCACGGAACGTTCCTCGGCGCGACCGCTAGCAGTGAAACCACGGCAGCCGCGGCCGGCAAAGTCGGCCAGCTTCGCCGCGATCCGATGGCGATGCTGCCCTTCTGCGGCTATCACATGGGCGACTACTTCGCGCACTGGATCAAGATCGGCAAAACAAAGAATGCAAAGCTGCCGAAGATCTTCTACGTTAACTGGTTCCGGACCGACGAGAACGGCAAGTTCCTGTGGCCGGGCTATGGCGAGAACAGCCGCGTGCTGAAATGGGTGTTCGAACGCTGCAACGGCACGGGCCATGCCAATGACACAGCGATCGGTCGCATGCCAAGTCCGAACGACCTCGACACCGCCAATCTGCGCATCTCCGAAGCAGATCTGGCGAAGATCCTGAGCGTGGACCGCGACGGCTGGCTCGCGGAGGTTCCGCTCATCCGTGAATACTTCGCCAAATTCGGTGACCGGCTGCCGACGGAGCTTTCAGAGCAAGTGGATAAGCTGGAACAGAGACTGAAATAG
- a CDS encoding GAF domain-containing SpoIIE family protein phosphatase gives MAAGEPNVDGIGAAAAEMKRDYISAFANALTLFGTPEASGNAFGHIPSILVSDFDAIRSELWLWDDSSGSAYLTNAAGEESSHARDYSTPDSVVGKAATSLKPIHNAQVDPDFGARSGITHVSAFPLMSKDKLVGVCANYSRRPVEKELLQWWELCSHIAGNTLQQLLSDRENRKTITQLSLLFEATRLLNSTLDLAELLELILKIAKTEVAADRGTVFLVDSKNKQVWSIVAQGLDHQEIRVPFGHGVAGRVAVTGEIINVADAYTLDYFERGFDQKTGYTTKSLLCVPIRHASGYIVGVIQLLNQTVTGRFSKEDEEFLLKLSGHMAMALENARLHRDALEKQRLERELEMARGIQRSLLPDSPPIIPGYELSVVSEPCYEVGGDYYDFLSLGPQTLLLVIADVEGKGVSSALVMSNLQATLRALVMHLHSLEVLALSLNEMMYNARKSRKYLSIFLGVVDTRRNGLHYINAGHVPPILVSGESGEYKLLQDGGTVVGLFPTAEYQRGSARLNAGDILVASTDGITEACNADGAEYGYERLAQCVAKHRNKPVDQIIESVLAEVKEWAKDGVHVDDKVLMLLKVTKNRQMETAKSGKKN, from the coding sequence ATGGCAGCGGGAGAACCTAACGTGGATGGCATCGGCGCAGCGGCAGCCGAGATGAAACGGGATTACATCAGCGCGTTCGCAAACGCGCTCACCTTGTTTGGAACGCCCGAAGCGTCAGGAAATGCATTCGGCCACATTCCGTCGATCCTCGTTTCCGATTTTGACGCCATCCGCTCGGAACTCTGGCTGTGGGACGATTCTTCCGGTTCCGCCTACCTGACCAACGCAGCCGGCGAGGAAAGTTCGCACGCCAGGGACTACAGCACTCCGGATTCCGTCGTGGGTAAGGCGGCAACTTCCCTCAAGCCCATCCATAATGCACAAGTCGATCCGGACTTCGGCGCGCGCTCGGGGATAACCCACGTCAGCGCATTTCCGCTGATGTCGAAAGACAAACTCGTGGGAGTGTGTGCGAACTACTCGCGGCGTCCGGTCGAAAAGGAGTTGTTGCAGTGGTGGGAGCTTTGCTCGCACATTGCCGGAAACACGCTCCAGCAGTTGCTCAGTGATCGGGAAAACCGCAAGACCATCACCCAGCTTTCGCTTCTGTTTGAAGCGACGCGACTGCTGAACTCGACTCTCGATCTCGCAGAACTGCTGGAACTGATCCTGAAGATCGCAAAGACCGAGGTTGCGGCCGATCGCGGGACGGTGTTCCTGGTCGACAGCAAGAACAAGCAGGTATGGTCGATCGTCGCGCAGGGCTTGGACCACCAGGAGATTCGCGTTCCATTCGGCCACGGTGTGGCGGGACGAGTCGCCGTTACGGGCGAGATCATTAACGTCGCGGACGCATACACTCTTGATTATTTTGAGCGTGGGTTCGATCAGAAGACCGGATACACCACGAAGTCGCTGCTGTGCGTTCCCATCCGTCACGCGAGCGGCTACATCGTCGGGGTTATCCAGTTGCTGAACCAGACGGTAACGGGCAGATTCTCGAAGGAAGACGAAGAGTTCCTGCTGAAGCTTTCCGGTCACATGGCGATGGCGCTTGAGAATGCGCGGCTTCACCGTGATGCGCTGGAGAAACAGCGACTGGAGCGCGAACTCGAGATGGCGCGCGGGATCCAGCGCTCGTTGCTGCCGGATTCGCCGCCGATCATTCCGGGATACGAACTGTCCGTCGTCAGTGAGCCATGCTATGAAGTGGGCGGTGATTATTACGACTTTCTGAGCCTGGGACCGCAGACATTGCTGCTCGTGATCGCCGACGTCGAGGGCAAGGGCGTTTCGTCAGCGCTGGTGATGTCGAACCTGCAGGCGACGCTGCGCGCGCTGGTGATGCACCTCCATTCGCTCGAAGTGTTGGCGCTGTCGTTGAACGAAATGATGTACAACGCCAGGAAGTCACGCAAATACCTGAGCATCTTCCTCGGCGTGGTAGATACGCGCCGCAATGGTCTGCATTACATCAATGCCGGACACGTGCCGCCCATCCTCGTAAGTGGCGAGAGTGGCGAGTACAAACTCCTACAGGACGGAGGCACCGTCGTCGGACTGTTCCCGACCGCTGAGTACCAGCGCGGTTCCGCGAGACTGAATGCCGGAGACATCCTTGTCGCCAGTACGGACGGAATCACCGAGGCCTGCAACGCCGATGGCGCAGAGTACGGGTACGAGCGGCTCGCGCAGTGCGTGGCGAAGCATCGCAATAAGCCGGTTGATCAGATCATCGAATCCGTGCTGGCGGAAGTGAAAGAGTGGGCGAAAGACGGCGTCCACGTAGATGACAAGGTCCTGATGCTGCTGAAGGTCACCAAAAACCGGCAGATGGAAACCGCAAAAAGCGGCAAAAAGAACTAG
- a CDS encoding energy transducer TonB: MSTPALQKAESRRAGPSHADGLVTIFGTGTATYGVDRKNFILSYLINTLAILLVIYSSYWVATHKEEIKVRISQAVVEISPYVMPAAPTQSGGGGGGGDRDKLAAPKGGLPKQAREQFTPPAVVIRNNDPKLPMEPTVVAPTINMAKMPTLGDPLSNVLGPPSNGTGSGGGIGSGSGGGVGSGRGPGVGPGWGGGIGGGAYRVGGGVSAPRILYAPDPDYSEEARKAKYQGTVVLWVVIGPDGRPRDIRVQRSLGLGLDEKAMEAVRTWKFDPARKDGQPVAVQINVEVNFRLY, translated from the coding sequence ATGTCTACCCCTGCTCTCCAGAAAGCAGAAAGCCGACGCGCAGGCCCGTCGCACGCCGATGGGTTGGTAACGATATTCGGCACCGGGACTGCCACCTACGGAGTTGATCGCAAGAACTTCATTCTGTCGTATCTCATCAACACACTTGCGATTTTGCTGGTGATCTACTCTTCGTACTGGGTAGCGACGCACAAAGAGGAAATCAAGGTAAGAATCTCGCAGGCTGTGGTTGAGATCAGCCCATATGTGATGCCGGCTGCGCCGACGCAGTCTGGTGGCGGTGGCGGCGGTGGCGACCGCGACAAACTCGCTGCTCCCAAGGGTGGCCTGCCGAAGCAGGCGCGCGAGCAATTCACGCCGCCAGCAGTGGTAATCCGCAACAACGATCCCAAACTTCCGATGGAACCAACGGTGGTAGCGCCCACCATCAACATGGCGAAAATGCCAACGCTCGGCGACCCGCTTTCGAACGTTCTGGGTCCGCCTTCGAACGGAACCGGTTCCGGTGGTGGCATCGGATCGGGTAGCGGCGGAGGCGTAGGTTCAGGACGCGGCCCCGGTGTTGGGCCCGGCTGGGGCGGCGGCATCGGTGGCGGTGCATATCGCGTGGGCGGCGGTGTTTCGGCTCCACGTATTCTGTATGCGCCGGATCCGGATTACTCCGAAGAAGCCCGCAAGGCGAAATACCAGGGTACGGTGGTGCTGTGGGTCGTGATTGGTCCCGATGGGCGTCCGCGCGACATCCGAGTGCAGCGCTCGCTTGGCCTTGGCCTCGACGAGAAGGCGATGGAAGCCGTCCGCACATGGAAATTTGATCCGGCCCGTAAAGACGGACAGCCTGTTGCCGTGCAGATCAATGTCGAAGTCAATTTCCGCCTTTACTAA
- a CDS encoding PilZ domain-containing protein, with the protein MAEPQREQRATRRFALRLPLTVKFPQGEQKDAQTRDVSARGISFYIDSSIAEGSPIEFTLTLPPEITLTESIRVHCKGKVVRVEPQTPGRVGIAAVIERYEFLADT; encoded by the coding sequence ATGGCCGAACCGCAACGGGAGCAACGAGCCACACGCCGCTTCGCTCTCCGCCTTCCTTTAACTGTTAAGTTTCCTCAGGGAGAGCAGAAGGACGCACAGACTCGCGACGTAAGCGCACGTGGTATTTCCTTTTATATCGATAGCTCGATCGCGGAAGGCTCTCCCATAGAATTCACCCTTACCTTGCCACCCGAAATCACGCTGACCGAAAGCATCCGCGTGCATTGCAAAGGCAAAGTGGTGCGCGTTGAGCCACAAACGCCGGGGCGAGTTGGTATCGCCGCAGTCATCGAGCGGTACGAATTTCTTGCTGATACATAG
- a CDS encoding aminodeoxychorismate/anthranilate synthase component II, whose translation MVFVLDNYDSFTYNLVQYLGELGQTIQVRRNDQVTLDEIEAMRPDRILVSPGPCTPQDAGISIALIKHFAGKVPILGVCLGHQAIGAAFGGEVVRAKNLMHGKTSLVEHDGRTIFKDVPSPIQATRYHSLVVSRKGLPPELEISAQTKDADGNVVIMGLRHKRVPVEGVQFHPESVLTDHGKRMVKNFVELS comes from the coding sequence ATGGTTTTCGTTCTCGACAACTACGACTCGTTTACCTACAACCTCGTCCAGTACCTTGGCGAACTTGGGCAAACGATCCAGGTACGCCGCAACGACCAGGTCACTCTGGACGAGATCGAGGCAATGCGTCCTGACCGCATTCTTGTATCTCCCGGTCCGTGTACCCCTCAGGATGCAGGCATCTCCATCGCGCTAATAAAGCACTTCGCCGGCAAGGTCCCGATTCTTGGCGTATGTCTCGGGCACCAGGCGATTGGAGCTGCTTTTGGTGGAGAAGTAGTGCGGGCCAAAAACCTCATGCATGGCAAGACCAGCCTGGTTGAGCATGATGGCCGCACCATTTTCAAGGACGTTCCTTCGCCCATTCAGGCCACGCGATACCACTCGCTCGTGGTAAGTCGGAAAGGGTTACCTCCGGAATTGGAGATCAGTGCACAAACAAAGGATGCGGACGGCAATGTCGTCATCATGGGACTGCGGCATAAGCGGGTTCCCGTGGAAGGGGTGCAGTTTCACCCGGAAAGCGTCCTTACCGATCATGGCAAGCGAATGGTGAAGAACTTCGTGGAACTTTCGTGA
- a CDS encoding rubrerythrin family protein codes for MKKSAFFVVLSVIALLLLPSALWATKTLDNLQAAFNGESNAHARYVAFAAKADQDGYKQAAVLFRAAARAEEIHAANHAVVIKKLGATPQAKIEKPDVKSTAENLKAAVKGEEYERDVMYPEFIKVARGERNTDALTSFNYAKTAEAEHASLYKNAGENLPKMKTAGVKYYVCTICGYTTTKIDFEKCPACFNPKEKYVPVA; via the coding sequence ATGAAGAAATCTGCTTTTTTCGTTGTACTGTCTGTGATTGCGTTGTTACTGCTTCCTTCTGCTCTGTGGGCCACGAAGACGCTGGATAACCTGCAAGCCGCATTTAACGGCGAGAGTAACGCACATGCTCGCTATGTAGCCTTTGCAGCGAAAGCGGATCAGGACGGCTACAAACAGGCCGCCGTTTTGTTCCGCGCCGCAGCGCGCGCGGAGGAAATTCACGCTGCTAACCACGCTGTCGTCATCAAGAAACTCGGCGCTACACCGCAGGCAAAAATTGAGAAGCCCGACGTGAAATCAACGGCCGAAAATCTGAAGGCCGCAGTGAAGGGTGAAGAGTACGAGCGTGACGTGATGTATCCGGAGTTCATCAAGGTAGCCCGCGGAGAGCGGAACACCGACGCGCTAACCAGTTTCAATTATGCGAAGACTGCCGAAGCGGAGCATGCGTCTCTTTACAAGAACGCAGGCGAGAATCTGCCTAAGATGAAAACCGCGGGCGTGAAGTACTACGTCTGCACGATTTGCGGGTACACGACCACGAAGATCGACTTCGAAAAGTGTCCGGCCTGCTTCAACCCCAAAGAGAAGTACGTGCCAGTGGCTTAA